In the genome of Photobacterium sp. TLY01, one region contains:
- a CDS encoding TRAP transporter permease, protein MTKTNHDDVQDMVAQADTGARNPEGIQGQILWVVALCWSLFQLWYASPLPFIFDMGIFNDTEARAIHLAFAIFLAFTAFPALKSSPRDHIPLQDWMLALLASFSAAYIYLFYEALSGRSGAPTTLDVVTSVVGMLLLLEATRRALGPPLMVVASVFLLYTFAGPYMPDVIAHKGASLNKAMSHLWLTTEGVFGVALGVSTAFVFLFVLFGAMLERAGAGAYFIKVAFSLLGHMRGGPAKAAVVASGLSGLVSGSSIANVVTTGTFTIPLMKRVGFPGYKAGAVEVAASTNGQLTPPIMGAAAFLMVEYVGVSYVEVIKAAILPALISYIALLYIVHLEACKAGMTGLPRHYQPTLAQKLTSFVGTIVGLMVLSAIVYYGIGWTKDVFGAAATPIIAVVILIAYIALVRLAANYQDHLLEDPNQELTEVPDPGPTVKSGLYFLLPIVVLVWCLTVERFSPGLSAFWATVFMIFILLTQRPLMAIFTKEQTLAEAGKQGWHDLLESLVTGGRNMIGIGVATAAAGIIVGVVTLTGVGLVMTDFVEFISGGNIMLMLLFTAVISLILGMGLPTTANYIVVSTLMAPVIVTLGAENGLIIPLLAVHLFVFYFGILADDTPPVGLAAFAAAAIAKSDPIRTGIQGFTYDIRTAILPFMFIFNTQLLLMDIDTWWHLFLTVASAVIAMLTFSSATQGWWFTKVKWWESILLLLITFSLFRPGFWWDMVYPPKHEMPGTLIVDAADKLAIGEPLEVQATGMDLLGDEVTKHVLLPFDKDAVDPNEKIASTGLMLKQEGEKMMVELVEFGSPAEQAGIDFGWEIVTVSLPAVRPMKEWVFVPTLALLALLGWNQRRKAKLDVPVKGETHKNAEQD, encoded by the coding sequence ATGACAAAAACCAACCATGACGATGTCCAGGACATGGTGGCACAGGCAGATACCGGCGCACGCAATCCCGAGGGGATACAGGGACAAATTCTATGGGTTGTTGCCCTTTGCTGGTCATTGTTCCAGCTGTGGTATGCCTCTCCCCTCCCTTTCATTTTCGATATGGGCATCTTCAACGATACCGAAGCGCGTGCTATCCACCTGGCATTTGCCATTTTTTTAGCCTTTACTGCCTTCCCTGCCCTGAAGAGCTCTCCCAGGGATCACATTCCACTGCAAGATTGGATGCTTGCACTGCTGGCCAGTTTTTCTGCCGCCTATATCTACCTGTTTTACGAAGCACTGTCTGGCCGCTCTGGCGCTCCAACCACGCTGGATGTCGTCACTTCGGTGGTCGGCATGCTGTTGCTTCTGGAAGCCACACGACGGGCCCTGGGCCCTCCGCTGATGGTGGTTGCCTCTGTTTTCCTGCTGTACACCTTTGCCGGCCCCTACATGCCGGATGTTATTGCACACAAAGGTGCCAGCCTGAACAAAGCCATGTCGCACCTGTGGCTCACCACAGAAGGGGTCTTCGGCGTCGCCTTGGGGGTCTCGACTGCGTTCGTATTCCTGTTTGTACTGTTCGGCGCCATGCTCGAACGGGCCGGTGCCGGTGCTTACTTCATTAAAGTGGCATTCTCCCTGCTGGGCCATATGCGTGGCGGCCCCGCCAAAGCGGCGGTCGTCGCATCGGGTTTATCGGGTCTGGTATCGGGGTCTTCCATCGCCAACGTGGTCACGACGGGAACCTTTACCATCCCGCTGATGAAACGGGTTGGTTTCCCCGGCTACAAAGCCGGCGCTGTTGAGGTGGCTGCCTCGACCAACGGCCAGCTCACGCCCCCCATCATGGGGGCAGCGGCATTTTTGATGGTGGAATATGTCGGCGTCTCTTATGTCGAAGTGATTAAGGCTGCGATACTGCCGGCCCTCATCTCCTACATTGCCCTGCTTTACATCGTCCATTTGGAAGCCTGTAAAGCCGGCATGACAGGCTTGCCCCGCCATTATCAACCGACTCTGGCGCAAAAGCTGACCTCTTTTGTGGGTACCATAGTCGGCCTCATGGTACTCAGTGCCATCGTCTATTACGGCATCGGCTGGACCAAAGATGTATTTGGTGCCGCCGCGACACCGATCATTGCGGTGGTGATCCTGATCGCTTATATCGCTCTGGTGCGTCTGGCGGCCAACTATCAGGATCATCTGCTGGAAGATCCGAATCAGGAGCTGACCGAAGTGCCGGATCCCGGCCCGACGGTGAAATCCGGTTTGTACTTCCTGCTGCCGATCGTGGTACTGGTCTGGTGTCTGACTGTGGAGCGATTCTCGCCGGGCTTATCGGCTTTCTGGGCAACGGTGTTTATGATTTTCATCCTGCTGACCCAGCGTCCGCTCATGGCCATTTTTACCAAAGAGCAAACGCTTGCTGAAGCGGGTAAACAAGGCTGGCACGATTTGCTGGAGAGCCTGGTCACCGGCGGGCGCAATATGATCGGGATCGGTGTCGCCACGGCCGCAGCCGGGATTATTGTTGGCGTGGTGACGCTGACGGGCGTTGGCCTGGTGATGACCGACTTTGTCGAGTTCATCTCGGGCGGCAATATCATGCTGATGCTGCTGTTTACCGCCGTGATCAGCCTGATCCTGGGCATGGGGCTGCCCACCACGGCCAACTACATTGTGGTCTCGACCCTGATGGCGCCTGTGATTGTCACTCTGGGCGCTGAGAACGGCCTGATCATTCCTTTGCTGGCTGTGCATTTGTTCGTGTTCTATTTCGGGATTCTGGCCGATGATACCCCACCGGTCGGTCTGGCGGCGTTTGCAGCGGCGGCGATTGCGAAAAGCGATCCGATCCGTACCGGTATTCAGGGTTTCACCTATGATATCCGCACCGCCATCTTGCCCTTCATGTTCATTTTCAATACCCAGCTCCTGTTGATGGATATTGATACCTGGTGGCACCTGTTTCTGACCGTGGCGTCCGCTGTGATTGCCATGCTGACCTTCTCGTCCGCAACCCAAGGATGGTGGTTCACCAAAGTGAAATGGTGGGAAAGCATTTTGCTGTTGCTGATCACCTTCTCCTTGTTCCGGCCGGGTTTCTGGTGGGATATGGTCTATCCGCCCAAACACGAAATGCCGGGCACCCTGATCGTTGATGCTGCCGATAAACTGGCTATTGGTGAGCCTCTGGAAGTGCAGGCAACGGGAATGGATTTGCTGGGCGATGAAGTGACCAAGCACGTGCTGCTGCCGTTTGATAAGGATGCGGTTGATCCGAATGAAAAAATTGCCTCAACCGGTCTGATGCTCAAGCAGGAAGGCGAGAAGATGATGGTTGAACTGGTCGAATTCGGCAGCCCGGCTGAGCAGGCCGGCATTGATTTTGGCTGGGAAATTGTCACCGTCAGCTTGCCCGCGGTCAGACCGATGAAAGAATGGGTCTTTGTCCCAACGCTGGCGCTGCTGGCCTTACTGGGCTGGAATCAGCGGCGAAAAGCCAAACTTGATGTGCCCGTCAAAGGTGAAACACACAAAAATGCGGAACAGGACTAA
- a CDS encoding universal stress protein: MYTHILVPVDLNEEGFGDKAVALAVWHARQSDAVIHLLNVLPGIHLAMVSNYFPKDAARKMLQDTQQKLKHFAEQHIPGDIRHIETVSEGKVWSTIVDHARQVKADLIIMPSHQHSTIDKLVLGSVAAKVVENAPGNILILKPSGL, translated from the coding sequence ATGTATACCCACATTTTGGTGCCTGTCGATCTCAATGAGGAAGGCTTTGGTGATAAAGCGGTTGCGCTTGCTGTCTGGCACGCCCGCCAGTCAGACGCTGTCATCCATTTGCTCAACGTCCTGCCGGGTATTCACCTGGCAATGGTGTCTAACTATTTCCCTAAAGATGCCGCACGTAAAATGCTGCAGGACACCCAGCAAAAGCTGAAACACTTCGCCGAGCAACACATTCCCGGCGATATCCGCCACATAGAAACCGTATCGGAAGGCAAAGTCTGGTCCACCATAGTGGATCATGCCCGCCAGGTGAAAGCCGATCTCATTATTATGCCCAGCCACCAGCACTCCACAATCGATAAGCTGGTTCTGGGTTCAGTGGCGGCTAAAGTGGTGGAAAACGCTCCCGGTAATATCCTGATCCTCAAGCCATCGGGTTTATGA
- a CDS encoding flavin prenyltransferase UbiX, with translation MQDKRITLAWTGASGAPYGLRLLECLLAADYQVYLLISSAARVVLATEHGLKLPAGPEAAQAALAEHLNYSGDKLTVCGKEDWFSPVASGSAAPKKMVVCPCSAGTLASVAHGLSDNLLERAADVVLKERGQLLLVVRETPFSSLHLENMLKLSNLGATIMPAAPGFYHQPKSIDDLVDFMVARILDHLGVEQGLVPRWGYDHRPS, from the coding sequence ATGCAGGATAAGCGGATTACACTGGCCTGGACCGGGGCATCCGGTGCCCCTTACGGACTGCGTTTGCTGGAGTGCCTGCTCGCAGCGGATTATCAGGTTTACTTGCTGATCTCCTCTGCAGCGCGTGTGGTGCTGGCGACCGAACACGGCCTGAAACTGCCTGCGGGTCCTGAAGCGGCACAGGCGGCACTGGCAGAACATCTCAATTATTCGGGCGATAAACTGACGGTCTGTGGCAAAGAGGACTGGTTTTCGCCGGTGGCGTCCGGCTCGGCCGCGCCGAAAAAAATGGTGGTCTGTCCGTGTTCCGCGGGCACGCTGGCCTCGGTGGCTCATGGTTTGTCGGATAATCTGCTGGAGCGTGCCGCCGATGTGGTGCTCAAAGAGCGCGGTCAGCTGCTGTTGGTGGTCCGGGAAACCCCGTTTTCTTCCCTGCATCTGGAGAATATGCTCAAGCTCTCCAACCTGGGAGCGACCATCATGCCGGCCGCACCCGGCTTTTATCATCAGCCCAAGTCTATCGACGATCTGGTCGATTTCATGGTGGCCCGGATACTGGATCATCTCGGCGTTGAGCAAGGGCTGGTGCCACGCTGGGGCTATGATCACCGCCCGTCCTGA
- the mpl gene encoding UDP-N-acetylmuramate:L-alanyl-gamma-D-glutamyl-meso-diaminopimelate ligase: protein MHIHILGICGTFMGGAAMLAKQLGHRVTGSDANVYPPMSTMLESQGIEIIQGYDPSQLDPAPDLVVIGNAMSRGNPCVEYVLNKNLRYTSGPQWLQEFLLHDRWVLAVAGTHGKTTTASMLTWILEDCGYQPGFLVGGVLGNFGVSARLGESCFFVVEADEYDSAFFDKRSKFVHYRPRTLLMNNLEFDHADIFSDLAAIQRQFHHLIRTVPGEGKILAPHGVPAIDETLAMGCWSELEYSGDNGDWQANKHQPDGSTFDVIFAGKTVGTVRWDLIGDHNVSNALMAIAAARHVGVTPELACEALARFVNTKRRLELKGEQNGVKVYDDFAHHPTAVELTLGGLRAKVGDSRILAVLEPRSNTMKLGVHKADLAPALAAADEVFLFQPDTIPWSVQDIADLCTQPAQCEADIDLLVAKIVASARPGDTILVMSNGGFGGIHDKLLAALAQGDKNAG from the coding sequence ATGCATATCCACATTCTCGGAATTTGCGGCACTTTTATGGGCGGAGCCGCCATGCTGGCCAAGCAGCTTGGCCATCGAGTGACCGGCAGCGATGCCAATGTCTATCCGCCGATGAGCACAATGCTGGAGTCGCAAGGCATTGAAATTATTCAGGGATATGATCCGTCGCAATTAGATCCGGCGCCGGATTTGGTGGTGATAGGCAATGCCATGAGCCGGGGCAATCCATGCGTTGAGTACGTGCTGAATAAAAACCTGCGTTATACCTCAGGCCCGCAATGGTTACAGGAATTTTTGTTACATGACCGTTGGGTACTGGCGGTGGCGGGGACCCATGGCAAGACCACGACAGCCAGTATGCTGACCTGGATTCTGGAAGATTGTGGCTATCAGCCGGGTTTTCTGGTCGGCGGCGTACTGGGAAACTTCGGCGTTTCCGCACGTTTAGGTGAGAGTTGCTTCTTCGTGGTTGAAGCGGACGAATACGACAGTGCTTTTTTCGATAAGCGTTCTAAGTTTGTTCATTATCGACCACGAACCTTGTTAATGAACAATCTGGAGTTCGATCACGCAGATATTTTTTCGGATCTGGCTGCCATTCAACGTCAGTTTCATCATTTAATCCGCACTGTGCCGGGCGAAGGCAAGATTCTGGCTCCTCACGGCGTGCCGGCCATTGATGAAACGCTGGCGATGGGTTGCTGGAGCGAGCTGGAATACAGTGGTGACAACGGTGACTGGCAAGCGAACAAGCACCAGCCGGACGGCAGTACATTTGATGTGATTTTTGCCGGTAAAACCGTGGGTACTGTGCGCTGGGATCTGATCGGGGATCACAACGTCAGCAATGCATTGATGGCGATTGCCGCCGCGCGGCATGTCGGGGTTACCCCAGAGCTGGCTTGCGAAGCGCTGGCGCGTTTTGTCAATACCAAGCGGCGGCTGGAGCTGAAAGGGGAGCAGAATGGCGTGAAAGTGTATGACGATTTCGCCCATCACCCGACCGCTGTTGAACTGACATTAGGCGGATTACGTGCCAAGGTGGGCGATTCGCGTATTCTGGCAGTGCTGGAACCGCGCTCGAACACCATGAAGCTGGGCGTGCATAAAGCCGATCTGGCCCCGGCACTGGCAGCGGCGGATGAAGTTTTCCTGTTTCAACCAGACACGATTCCCTGGTCGGTGCAGGATATTGCTGATCTGTGTACTCAGCCGGCTCAATGTGAAGCGGATATTGATCTTTTGGTGGCGAAGATCGTTGCTTCAGCCCGTCCAGGAGATACGATTCTGGTGATGAGCAATGGCGGCTTTGGCGGGATTCATGACAAGCTGCTTGCCGCGCTGGCGCAGGGAGACAAAAATGCAGGATAA
- the fbp gene encoding class 1 fructose-bisphosphatase: MSDIRTLGEFIVENQHDFPHASGELSSLLGSIKLAAKIVNREINKAGLVDITGDVGSENVQGEAQKKLDVYANEKFKAALEARGQVCGVASEEEDELVVFNKELNREAKYVVLMDPLDGSSNIDVNVSVGTIFSIYRRVTPVGGPAEIEDFLQPGDKQVAAGYIIYGSSTMLVYTTGKGVHGFTYDPSLGVFCLSHENMTIPDDGQIYSINEGNYFRFPQGVKKYIKYCQENVPEENRPYTSRYIGSLVADFHRNLLKGGIYLYPSTATHPTGKLRLLYECNPMAFLIEQAGGIASDGKNRIMEIKPTELHQRVPFFVGSTKMVRKVESFLSEFPDAE; this comes from the coding sequence ATGTCCGATATTAGAACCCTTGGCGAGTTCATTGTCGAGAATCAGCATGACTTCCCCCATGCCAGCGGTGAACTGTCTTCTCTATTGGGTTCCATTAAACTGGCGGCCAAAATCGTTAACCGTGAAATCAACAAAGCCGGCTTGGTTGATATCACAGGTGACGTTGGCAGCGAGAATGTCCAAGGTGAAGCCCAAAAGAAACTTGATGTGTATGCCAACGAGAAATTCAAAGCTGCACTGGAAGCCCGCGGTCAGGTCTGCGGTGTCGCCAGTGAAGAAGAAGATGAACTCGTGGTATTCAATAAAGAACTGAACCGCGAAGCGAAGTACGTGGTTTTGATGGACCCACTGGATGGTTCTTCGAACATTGACGTAAACGTTTCCGTCGGAACCATCTTCTCGATTTACCGCCGCGTGACCCCGGTTGGCGGCCCGGCTGAAATCGAAGATTTCCTGCAGCCTGGCGACAAACAAGTGGCAGCGGGTTACATCATTTATGGCTCCTCCACCATGCTGGTGTACACCACAGGCAAAGGCGTACATGGTTTCACTTATGATCCGTCACTGGGGGTCTTTTGTCTGTCGCACGAGAACATGACGATCCCGGATGATGGTCAAATTTACTCCATCAATGAGGGAAACTATTTCCGCTTCCCACAGGGCGTGAAAAAGTACATTAAGTACTGCCAGGAAAACGTCCCGGAAGAGAACCGCCCTTACACCTCGCGCTATATTGGCTCTCTGGTTGCTGATTTCCACCGCAATTTGCTGAAAGGCGGTATTTACCTCTACCCAAGTACGGCGACACACCCGACAGGAAAACTGCGCTTATTGTATGAATGCAACCCAATGGCATTCTTGATTGAGCAAGCGGGTGGTATTGCTTCAGACGGGAAAAACCGCATCATGGAAATCAAACCGACTGAACTGCACCAGCGCGTGCCTTTCTTTGTCGGCTCCACCAAAATGGTACGCAAAGTAGAAAGCTTCCTGTCTGAGTTTCCAGACGCAGAGTAA
- the ppa gene encoding inorganic diphosphatase, which produces MSLNNVPAGKELPEDIYVVIEIPANADPIKYEVDKDSGAVFVDRFMSAPMFYPCNYGYVNHTLSLDGDPVDVLVPTPYPLHPGAVIRCRPVGVLKMTDESGEDAKVVAVPHSKLTKEYDHIKDVNDLPELLKAQITHFFERYKELESGKWVKVDGWADVEAAKAEILESYKRAQEK; this is translated from the coding sequence ATGAGCCTGAACAACGTCCCTGCAGGTAAAGAACTGCCAGAAGACATCTACGTTGTCATCGAAATCCCGGCAAACGCTGATCCAATCAAATACGAAGTCGACAAAGATTCTGGCGCGGTATTCGTAGACCGTTTCATGTCTGCGCCTATGTTCTACCCATGTAACTATGGTTACGTGAACCACACCCTGTCTCTGGACGGTGACCCGGTTGACGTTCTGGTTCCGACCCCATATCCGCTGCACCCAGGCGCTGTGATCCGTTGTCGTCCGGTTGGCGTTCTGAAGATGACTGATGAGTCAGGTGAAGATGCGAAAGTGGTTGCTGTACCGCACAGCAAGCTGACCAAAGAATACGATCACATCAAAGATGTAAACGATCTGCCTGAGCTGCTGAAAGCACAGATCACTCATTTCTTCGAGCGCTACAAAGAGCTGGAATCTGGCAAGTGGGTGAAAGTAGACGGCTGGGCTGACGTTGAAGCAGCAAAAGCTGAGATCCTGGAATCCTACAAGCGCGCGCAGGAAAAATAA
- a CDS encoding gamma-glutamylcyclotransferase, with protein MSTRVFVYGSLRRGQSNHGLMSRSRYLGDCQLAGYVMYDLGPYPAALKQSGSEGVLLGEVYDVDAVTFAELDILEGLGEEYCREQVETPFGLAWIYLYLQPIDRATLIPEGDWSNRSSW; from the coding sequence GTGTCTACACGGGTTTTTGTTTACGGCAGTTTGCGCCGCGGCCAGTCCAACCATGGGCTGATGTCCCGCTCACGTTATCTGGGCGACTGCCAGCTGGCAGGTTATGTCATGTATGATCTCGGGCCGTATCCTGCGGCACTAAAGCAGTCTGGATCTGAGGGCGTATTGCTCGGCGAAGTGTATGACGTGGATGCTGTTACCTTTGCCGAACTCGATATCCTCGAAGGTCTGGGAGAAGAATATTGCCGGGAGCAAGTGGAGACCCCTTTCGGTCTGGCCTGGATTTATCTTTACCTGCAGCCGATCGACAGAGCCACCTTGATACCAGAAGGAGATTGGTCGAACCGATCATCCTGGTGA
- a CDS encoding translocation/assembly module TamB domain-containing protein — MIWLKRLMIGLLTFVLLLTLALWALLYTHAGVRLALWGAQTAVPALTVQDSNGALLKGFTLLGVRYKDDLLELNSDSLTLVINDDCLPIPALCVQELSLSGLTFSMPELPPSEPDEEEPGEPLTEIALPVPVRLDRLTLNDIDLNILGNKVRWQRFSSAAQMQGSHLTLKPTDWEGIVLNLTPPAEKEIQEQTEDQAEDVAEAYSQEKQERIVLPEVVLPLKVTVERFTVKDFLLEGATPQKVNELELIAEAENSKVTLTRLFVDVPQATLDAEGEAELSGEYPLTLKAKSDIAMEPVQGHHIDLSASGSLQQLMLDVALSGKLDAKVTGKLSPLDADLPFDFKVVSNNLQWPLDDKPDFVAKETVINAKGNLDSFTFDAATKADGEPMPAVDVSLKGAGSLTDVVLESLTVNSLGGQVTGNAQASWAKTVSWQGNLSFSDIQPGLEWPAAEGKLSGKLSTSGGLTAAGGWFVKLPELNVDGEVIGQPFTLAGQLDAQDAGGKGDLELVTQGLVLKHGPNGLNAKGSLKQTWDLSALVNAPDLAQSVPGLRGRVNGDLRLSGTLAEPTIDLNLVGQALGWQDLAQLKSLNLKGRVTPLPALTADITLSAREGSYQDAAKLEALDISFKGTEAQHTLRLDLKGEPVSTALALQGSLDRQQGWQGMLQRGNLETPVGLWQLNQPTALAYSLSKQSVSVAPHCWQQKDASVCLTQPLDAGASGQASLAINKLGFSILQPFLPPEIKLDGEANATANVGWSPQQAPVLQVQVRLPAGGFRQQAAADQPPLAIGWDQITLNADMRDDVLTTDWLVAFKDNGDLSGNARITQLSGEQQIEAKVKLDTFRLDFLQPLVADYDIFKGRVDTDLLLTGPIMQPQVNGVFKITELKAIGRKVPLDLERGEVVATFSGYSAIVRGKLDTPDGRLVLQGDANWADMANWSANLKVNGRELEVNVPPMIAMKVSPNLKISAAPQVAEISGTVSIPWGRITVDRLPESAVQVSDDEILLTDDLKPVDTGNKVPFAIKTNVMVKIGPDVRLSAFGLDAGLSGNLKVNQQDKAPLVYGEIRVDDGTYRAFGQELVIRRGQITFNGPADQPYLSVEAIRNPNNIEDDVTAGIRVTGPADEPKVDIFSDPAMPQQNALSYVLRGRDLDSESPEGGGAMTTALISMGLSRSSQLVGNVGEAFGIQDLALDTAGAGDDSQVTISGYVYPGLQVKYGVGIFSPIGEFTVRYKLLQDLYIEAVSGLDSAVDLLYQFEFN, encoded by the coding sequence ATGATCTGGTTGAAGAGATTGATGATTGGCCTGCTGACGTTTGTGTTACTGCTGACACTGGCGCTCTGGGCACTGTTATATACCCATGCCGGGGTTCGCCTCGCCCTGTGGGGGGCCCAGACGGCCGTGCCTGCACTGACAGTGCAAGACAGCAACGGCGCCCTGCTGAAAGGATTTACACTCCTCGGTGTCCGTTACAAGGACGATTTGCTGGAGCTTAATAGCGACAGTCTCACACTGGTTATCAATGATGATTGTCTGCCTATTCCGGCACTGTGCGTGCAAGAACTGAGTCTGAGTGGTTTGACATTCTCCATGCCAGAGCTGCCTCCCAGTGAACCGGACGAAGAAGAGCCGGGAGAGCCGTTAACAGAAATTGCGTTGCCGGTCCCAGTCCGGCTGGATCGTTTAACGCTGAATGACATTGATCTGAATATTCTGGGTAATAAAGTGCGCTGGCAGCGTTTCAGCTCGGCTGCCCAGATGCAGGGTAGCCACTTAACCCTGAAACCCACAGACTGGGAAGGTATAGTCCTGAATCTGACGCCGCCTGCAGAGAAAGAGATACAGGAACAGACTGAAGATCAGGCAGAAGACGTTGCAGAGGCTTATAGTCAGGAAAAGCAAGAGCGTATCGTACTGCCTGAGGTGGTGTTACCGCTGAAAGTGACTGTGGAACGTTTTACCGTGAAAGACTTTTTGCTGGAAGGGGCGACCCCGCAAAAAGTGAATGAACTGGAGTTAATCGCAGAAGCAGAAAACAGTAAGGTCACACTGACCCGCTTGTTTGTTGATGTGCCGCAAGCCACACTCGATGCCGAAGGAGAAGCTGAGCTAAGTGGTGAGTACCCACTGACATTAAAGGCGAAATCTGACATTGCGATGGAGCCGGTGCAGGGACATCATATTGATCTCTCGGCGTCAGGGTCATTGCAGCAACTGATGCTGGATGTTGCACTCAGTGGAAAGCTGGATGCCAAGGTGACGGGAAAGCTGTCTCCGCTGGATGCCGATCTGCCTTTTGACTTCAAGGTGGTGAGTAATAACTTACAGTGGCCGTTAGATGACAAGCCTGATTTTGTTGCGAAAGAGACGGTTATCAATGCAAAAGGAAATTTAGACAGTTTTACTTTTGACGCCGCAACCAAAGCAGACGGTGAGCCTATGCCGGCCGTTGATGTCAGCCTGAAGGGAGCAGGATCCCTGACTGATGTTGTACTGGAAAGCCTGACCGTTAACAGTCTGGGTGGTCAGGTTACGGGCAACGCTCAGGCGAGCTGGGCAAAGACGGTGAGCTGGCAGGGCAACCTCTCGTTTAGCGATATTCAGCCCGGACTGGAATGGCCCGCCGCGGAAGGTAAGCTGAGTGGCAAGCTTAGCACCTCAGGCGGATTAACGGCGGCTGGTGGCTGGTTCGTTAAATTGCCTGAGCTGAACGTCGATGGTGAAGTGATAGGTCAGCCTTTTACGCTGGCCGGTCAGCTTGATGCTCAGGATGCAGGCGGGAAAGGAGATCTGGAACTGGTTACCCAGGGACTGGTTCTTAAGCACGGACCGAACGGGCTGAATGCGAAAGGGAGCCTGAAGCAAACCTGGGATCTGTCTGCATTGGTGAATGCGCCGGATCTCGCTCAGTCTGTGCCCGGTTTACGCGGCAGAGTAAACGGCGACTTACGCTTAAGCGGCACGCTGGCTGAGCCAACGATAGATCTGAATTTAGTGGGGCAGGCACTGGGCTGGCAGGATTTGGCACAATTAAAAAGTCTTAACCTGAAAGGCCGTGTGACACCACTGCCTGCACTGACAGCCGATATCACGCTGAGTGCCAGAGAAGGCAGTTATCAGGATGCGGCCAAGCTGGAAGCCCTGGACATCTCTTTTAAGGGAACTGAAGCCCAGCATACACTCCGTCTTGATCTGAAGGGTGAGCCTGTGAGCACAGCGCTCGCTTTACAAGGCAGTCTGGACAGACAGCAGGGTTGGCAGGGGATGCTGCAACGCGGCAATCTTGAAACTCCCGTTGGCCTGTGGCAGCTTAATCAGCCTACAGCGTTGGCATACAGTTTGAGTAAGCAGAGCGTCTCTGTCGCTCCGCATTGCTGGCAGCAAAAAGACGCCTCTGTGTGTCTGACTCAGCCTTTGGATGCCGGCGCGAGTGGGCAGGCGAGCCTTGCTATCAATAAACTCGGTTTTTCCATCCTGCAGCCGTTCCTGCCGCCAGAGATAAAACTGGATGGTGAAGCCAATGCCACAGCCAACGTCGGCTGGTCGCCGCAACAAGCGCCTGTGTTGCAGGTTCAGGTCAGGTTGCCTGCCGGCGGATTCCGACAGCAGGCGGCGGCAGATCAGCCACCGCTGGCGATTGGCTGGGATCAGATCACCCTCAATGCTGACATGCGTGATGACGTGCTTACGACAGACTGGCTGGTGGCGTTTAAAGATAACGGGGATTTGTCGGGCAACGCCCGAATTACCCAGCTATCAGGTGAACAGCAGATAGAGGCCAAAGTGAAGCTGGATACGTTCCGGCTGGATTTTCTGCAACCTCTGGTCGCCGATTACGACATTTTTAAAGGCCGGGTGGATACGGATTTACTTTTAACCGGGCCGATTATGCAGCCTCAGGTGAATGGTGTATTTAAAATCACCGAGCTCAAAGCGATTGGCAGAAAAGTCCCGCTGGATCTTGAACGAGGCGAGGTTGTCGCTACCTTCAGTGGCTACAGTGCCATTGTGCGCGGCAAGCTCGATACCCCTGATGGTCGCCTTGTGCTGCAGGGGGATGCGAACTGGGCCGATATGGCCAACTGGAGTGCTAACCTGAAGGTGAACGGGCGTGAGCTTGAAGTGAATGTGCCACCTATGATTGCCATGAAGGTGTCGCCTAACCTGAAGATCAGTGCGGCACCCCAGGTGGCTGAAATCAGCGGCACAGTTTCCATTCCATGGGGCCGGATCACGGTAGACCGTTTACCGGAATCTGCGGTACAGGTTTCGGACGATGAAATTCTGCTGACCGATGATCTCAAGCCGGTGGATACCGGTAATAAAGTTCCCTTTGCCATCAAAACCAATGTGATGGTGAAGATTGGCCCGGATGTGCGTTTATCGGCTTTTGGTCTGGATGCCGGACTGTCAGGGAATCTGAAAGTCAATCAGCAGGACAAAGCCCCACTCGTCTATGGCGAAATCCGGGTTGACGACGGGACCTACCGGGCCTTTGGCCAGGAGCTGGTGATCCGTAGAGGTCAGATCACCTTCAATGGGCCTGCGGATCAGCCTTACTTGTCGGTGGAAGCGATTCGTAATCCGAACAACATTGAAGACGATGTGACCGCCGGGATTCGGGTCACCGGGCCAGCCGATGAGCCTAAGGTGGACATTTTCTCTGATCCGGCCATGCCGCAACAGAATGCGCTGTCATACGTGTTACGCGGCCGGGATCTCGACAGTGAATCGCCGGAAGGGGGCGGTGCGATGACGACGGCGCTGATCAGTATGGGACTGTCGCGCAGCAGTCAGCTGGTCGGCAATGTCGGCGAGGCGTTCGGGATTCAGGATTTGGCGCTCGATACCGCGGGCGCGGGCGATGACTCTCAGGTCACGATTAGTGGTTATGTCTACCCGGGTCTGCAGGTCAAATATGGCGTGGGTATCTTCAGTCCCATCGGTGAGTTTACCGTCAGGTATAAGCTGTTGCAGGATTTGTATATCGAAGCGGTCTCGGGGCTCGACAGTGCCGTCGATTTACTGTATCAGTTTGAGTTTAATTAA